A window of the Blastocatellia bacterium genome harbors these coding sequences:
- a CDS encoding GntG family PLP-dependent aldolase, with protein sequence MSFIDLRSDTVTKPTPEMREAMARAEVGDDVFLEDPTVNRLQEMAAAMLGKEAALFVPSGTMGNQICLRLHTRPGQEVICEERSHIFNAELAAMAALSGLLARPVRGEDGLLDWPTIAAALRPRAAYYLAYTGLVAIENSHNFAGGSVLSLERMQEICDRAHEAGLPVHLDGARIFNAATALNRNVAELARPFDSVMFCLSKGLCAPVGSLIVGSREFIDRALAARKMYGGGMRQVGVLAAAGLIALEKMTARLAEDHANAQFLARGIAGIPGLKIDPEKAHTNIVIFDISDTGISINDWMARLKARDVLAIGINPRELRMVTHHDVTRQDCETALAAVRDVLATANA encoded by the coding sequence ATGAGCTTCATCGATCTGCGCAGCGACACGGTCACCAAACCGACGCCGGAGATGCGCGAGGCGATGGCCCGCGCCGAAGTCGGCGACGACGTTTTTCTCGAAGACCCCACCGTCAATCGCCTGCAAGAGATGGCCGCCGCCATGCTAGGCAAAGAGGCGGCGCTGTTTGTGCCCTCCGGCACAATGGGCAATCAAATCTGCCTGCGCCTGCACACACGGCCCGGCCAGGAAGTCATCTGTGAAGAACGCAGTCATATCTTTAACGCCGAGCTGGCGGCGATGGCGGCGCTCAGCGGCTTGCTGGCGCGGCCCGTGCGCGGCGAAGACGGGCTGCTCGACTGGCCGACGATTGCCGCCGCCTTGCGCCCGCGCGCCGCGTATTACCTGGCATATACAGGGCTGGTGGCCATCGAAAACTCGCATAACTTCGCCGGCGGTTCCGTGCTGTCTTTAGAGCGCATGCAAGAGATTTGTGATCGCGCTCACGAAGCCGGTTTGCCGGTTCACCTGGACGGCGCGCGCATCTTTAACGCCGCGACCGCCTTGAATCGCAACGTCGCCGAGCTGGCACGGCCCTTCGATTCGGTGATGTTCTGTCTCTCAAAAGGGCTGTGCGCGCCTGTAGGCTCGCTCATCGTCGGCTCGCGCGAATTCATTGACCGCGCCCTGGCGGCGCGCAAGATGTACGGCGGCGGCATGCGACAAGTCGGCGTGCTGGCGGCGGCGGGACTGATCGCGCTTGAAAAGATGACCGCGCGACTGGCCGAAGATCACGCCAACGCGCAGTTCTTAGCCAGAGGCATCGCCGGGATTCCCGGCCTGAAGATCGATCCCGAAAAGGCTCACACCAACATCGTCATCTTCGACATCAGCGATACCGGCATCAGCATTAACGACTGGATGGCGCGGCTGAAAGCGCGCGATGTGCTGGCCATCGGCATCAACCCCCGCGAGCTTCGCATGGTGACGCACCATGACGTCACACGCCAGGACTGCGAAACCGCTCTGGCTGCCGTTCGTGATGTCCTGGCAACCGCAAACGCATAG
- the cmk gene encoding (d)CMP kinase, with protein sequence MDKLVIAIDGPSGVGKSTLGKALARRFGYLFIDSGAVYRAVGRKALDGGVALTDAAAVARIARDADIRLEGDPDHLRVFLDGREVTEAIRLPDASRASSIVATIPEVREAVVHKLRQMSRAGGVVMDGRDIGTKVFPDAQVKLFLEAAPDVRAARRFLEERERGREVSIEQIKAELAERDRRDREREATPLVKAPDAILIDTSSMPLNRVIERVLEIIQARS encoded by the coding sequence ATGGACAAACTGGTCATCGCGATTGATGGGCCGTCGGGCGTCGGCAAGAGCACACTCGGCAAAGCGCTGGCGCGGCGCTTCGGTTATCTCTTCATCGATTCGGGCGCGGTCTATCGCGCCGTCGGGCGCAAAGCGCTTGACGGCGGCGTGGCGCTCACGGACGCGGCGGCCGTCGCCCGCATCGCCCGCGATGCCGACATTCGGCTCGAAGGCGACCCGGATCACTTGCGGGTTTTTCTCGATGGCCGCGAAGTGACCGAAGCCATCCGCCTGCCCGACGCCAGCCGCGCCTCTTCGATTGTCGCGACCATCCCCGAAGTGCGCGAGGCGGTTGTCCATAAGCTGCGCCAGATGAGCCGCGCCGGCGGCGTCGTCATGGACGGGCGCGACATCGGCACCAAAGTCTTCCCCGATGCGCAGGTTAAACTCTTTCTCGAAGCCGCGCCCGATGTGCGCGCCGCGCGCCGCTTTCTCGAAGAGCGCGAGCGCGGGCGCGAAGTCAGCATTGAACAGATCAAGGCCGAGCTTGCCGAGCGTGACCGCCGCGACCGCGAGCGCGAGGCGACGCCGCTCGTCAAAGCGCCCGATGCCATCCTCATTGATACGTCATCCATGCCCCTCAACCGCGTCATCGAGCGCGTCCTTGAAATCATTCAAGCGCGCAGCTAA
- a CDS encoding riboflavin synthase, with product MGIFTGLIMEVGHVRRVERRADGAYLVFAARKVLEGTRIGDSIAIDGVDLTVTEMGTDYFTADASLETLRRTTLNELRAGSRVNLERALGVGERLGGHMVQGHVDGTGQLMSTTREGNAYRVRFRFPRELGRYIAMKGSICVDGISLTVAALGDDWFEVAVIPHTWRETTLADRRSGDRVNLEVDVLAKYVERLLEQTGRAAAAPGKLSLEYLKEKGY from the coding sequence ATGGGCATCTTCACCGGATTGATTATGGAAGTAGGCCATGTGCGCCGCGTCGAGCGCCGCGCCGATGGCGCCTACCTGGTCTTTGCGGCGCGCAAGGTTTTAGAAGGCACGCGCATCGGCGACTCGATTGCCATTGACGGCGTTGATTTGACGGTCACAGAGATGGGCACGGATTACTTCACCGCCGACGCCTCGCTTGAAACCTTGCGGCGCACGACCCTGAATGAGCTGCGCGCCGGCAGCCGAGTTAATCTTGAACGCGCCCTCGGCGTCGGCGAACGGCTGGGCGGCCACATGGTGCAGGGCCACGTTGACGGCACCGGCCAGTTGATGTCAACGACGCGGGAAGGCAACGCCTACCGCGTGCGCTTTCGCTTCCCACGCGAGCTGGGCCGCTACATCGCAATGAAAGGCTCGATCTGTGTAGACGGCATCAGCCTGACGGTCGCCGCACTCGGCGACGATTGGTTTGAAGTCGCGGTTATTCCGCACACCTGGCGCGAGACGACACTTGCCGACCGCCGAAGCGGCGACCGCGTCAACCTCGAAGTGGACGTGCTGGCCAAGTACGTCGAGCGCTTGCTTGAGCAGACCGGTCGCGCCGCCGCCGCGCCGGGGAAACTGTCGCTGGAATACTTGAAGGAAAAGGGATACTGA
- the ribB gene encoding 3,4-dihydroxy-2-butanone-4-phosphate synthase produces the protein MSFATVAEAIEEFRAGHMIIIVDDEDRENEGDLACAAEKVTPEIINFMARFGRGLICLPLTEERLDALQIPLQVSEAENTASRGTAFCVSIEARRGVTTGISAADRATTIQVAVDPRTRPADLARPGHIFPLRARKGGVLVRPGQTEASVDLARIAGLMPAAVICEVMNDDGTMARLPQLREFAIQHGIKIISVADLVSYRMAHELLIHCAGEARVPTVYGEFRAVAYTNDINNDVHLALVMGDIEPDEDLLVRVHSQCVLGDVFGSLRDDTGWQLHRALEIIANEGRGVLLYLKQEGRGVGLVNQLRAYRLMDEQNKDAVEAEAAIVGLHKMDPRDYGIGAQILHDLGVRKMRLITNHPVKRAALEGFDLEITDRVPIEMEPNESNEKVLRARREKLGHLLTKV, from the coding sequence ATGTCATTTGCAACTGTCGCCGAAGCTATCGAAGAATTTCGCGCCGGGCACATGATCATCATCGTGGACGATGAAGACCGCGAGAACGAAGGTGATCTGGCGTGCGCCGCCGAAAAAGTCACTCCCGAGATCATCAATTTCATGGCGCGCTTTGGACGCGGCCTGATCTGTCTGCCGCTCACCGAAGAGCGGCTGGATGCATTGCAAATTCCCTTGCAGGTCTCGGAAGCCGAAAACACCGCCTCGCGCGGCACCGCCTTTTGTGTCTCGATTGAAGCGCGACGCGGCGTGACCACCGGCATCTCGGCAGCCGACCGCGCGACGACGATTCAGGTCGCGGTTGATCCGCGCACCCGCCCGGCGGACCTGGCGCGGCCCGGTCACATCTTTCCGCTGCGGGCGCGCAAAGGCGGCGTGCTGGTGCGGCCCGGTCAGACCGAGGCGTCGGTTGATCTGGCGCGCATCGCCGGGTTGATGCCGGCGGCGGTCATCTGCGAAGTCATGAACGATGACGGCACGATGGCGCGGCTGCCGCAGTTGCGCGAGTTCGCCATCCAGCATGGCATCAAGATCATTTCGGTCGCCGACCTGGTCAGCTATCGCATGGCCCACGAGCTGTTGATCCACTGCGCCGGCGAAGCGCGCGTGCCGACCGTTTACGGCGAGTTTCGCGCAGTGGCTTATACCAACGACATTAACAATGACGTGCATCTCGCGCTGGTCATGGGCGACATCGAGCCGGACGAAGACTTGCTGGTGCGGGTTCATTCGCAATGCGTGCTTGGCGATGTCTTCGGCTCGCTCAGGGACGACACCGGCTGGCAACTGCATCGCGCGCTTGAAATTATCGCCAACGAAGGGCGCGGCGTGTTGTTATACCTCAAGCAAGAAGGGCGCGGCGTCGGCCTGGTCAATCAACTGCGCGCTTATCGCTTGATGGACGAGCAGAACAAGGACGCCGTCGAAGCCGAAGCGGCCATCGTCGGATTGCACAAGATGGACCCGCGCGATTACGGCATCGGCGCGCAGATTCTCCACGACCTCGGCGTCCGCAAGATGCGGTTGATCACTAACCACCCGGTGAAGCGCGCGGCGCTCGAAGGCTTTGATCTGGAGATCACCGACCGCGTGCCCATCGAGATGGAGCCCAACGAGTCGAACGAAAAAGTGCTGCGCGCTCGGCGCGAAAAACTCGGCCATTTGCTGACGAAGGTGTAG
- a CDS encoding translocation/assembly module TamB domain-containing protein produces MRRKLLIAALALLGVILLLFIAVVFYIRSGRLDLYLQSQVIDALSDFGIRAEIGNTHLDLRGYKVTLDDVTLYAGDAREPFGKVKQMTAEFSVISYLRREINITHVAVNQPEVWMSVDAQGRSNLDKLHAPPSSEEEKKSGVTFLTALFEVNNAAFHYDDLQRNIHAILPFDPGKDMAGLTLKLKPREPRALVDKINHDLALNFDKAQISRDGQTINNIQAAASAVVHYDEKNRAEQRIDDLSFKFGSDVGSVNVSGNVESFAPLKYNLPQVEASAALEQIAKVFMPETRMKGAVGFTGSASGVDAEYTAKGLLTSDALTAGNVTVAGLQANANVSGKGADYHATGEVTSSALTAEGFRVSGLRIKTNVEGSGDEYNATGALSTGQAAGRGVEISSVRVDDARVRGEGDRFNVSAAINVPALKSERISVSGLSGRLTADRGKFSLESFTAATLGGTVAGSATIAYGGGASAVDVQFRSLDLDQAATAAAARQVQVRGTANGTARLQFPGLNYQAATGRIDATFDAAVSPTESTGEPLPAKGEIALAANGRGFNVERAFVHSANSDLTVSGSIGWKGDANFDVKFNSADMAEVQRAVEAFGLVTDEMKRDYPVALTGPGQFTGRVSGSLDHPEVGGHLKLDSIQSAGDTVSDVPPQEVGSFEGDIAYSPALLRIDNAALVRPDGSRADFSLTARLDQQAAKDKNGIAVKANVQSFDLPSLVRVAQPGLANLIGRGTITGTIDLKGLPGPRSIEGTANLSLSAGEFNLPSTEEGQDVAKITVPEFTGNITFANSELAVQNLRMRVGNQSEVQGEGRFNLDTYAYSLNATGKNIDLSDLSQKLSESVRMTGTADVTVNGQGKWGNTEDWSELNLNALIQGQNVTFNGRDLGNAKVTALTENGLLKVEATANVLDKPRTLAATIDLRDRDAYPVSANIEFTDTDIGPYLELVAPGLSGISGTATGTIKLSGPLRDPDKLQAVANLTKLEFGGAINERQRYTIANQGPIIVTASPTGVSINRVTLVGEGTSITIEGTLARNGGAQSRLNVNGEINLRLLSSFTQIVFTTGIARVDASLVGPLDSPQLLGVATLRNIGVRVVDVPLSLARGNGTIRFTSNQAVIENFSGNAPGGGTIQISGGAALAGLVPDRWRIETTLDQVGVEYPRDTQTVIDAELTLQGNRRVQVLSGTAEVRRASYTRDLTIEELLGSNGPLSPTFVEVGPGGGGEGVGGGGLQTTLDLRITADNTLIIKNNIADAVGSAYLNLRGGVDAPVISGRVLLSRGTIEFRRGRFELSRGILTLPPRRGADLSLDLQSEADISGYHITVGFNGTLSKLQTTVSSDPPLPEPDIISLVLTGSVSGQRTEVAAVTQTGLGLAQSLLSASLSEQIERGTQRLFGTSGSRFSIDPLLIGRGSDPTARVTFGQRITKDLTVTYSQNLTSGPSGIERVILVEYRLSNRFSVVGYRNERGELGFDVRLRKRF; encoded by the coding sequence ATGCGGAGAAAGCTACTCATCGCCGCGCTCGCCTTACTCGGGGTCATTCTTCTTTTATTCATTGCCGTCGTCTTCTACATTCGCAGCGGGCGGCTCGATCTCTACCTGCAATCACAGGTGATTGATGCGTTGAGCGACTTCGGCATCCGCGCCGAAATCGGCAACACCCACCTCGACCTTCGCGGCTACAAGGTGACGCTCGACGACGTGACGCTCTATGCCGGCGACGCCCGCGAGCCGTTCGGCAAGGTCAAGCAGATGACCGCCGAGTTCTCGGTGATCTCTTACCTGCGCCGCGAGATCAATATTACGCATGTCGCCGTCAACCAGCCGGAAGTCTGGATGAGCGTGGACGCGCAGGGACGCTCGAACCTCGACAAGCTGCACGCGCCGCCCAGCAGCGAAGAAGAAAAGAAGAGCGGCGTCACCTTTCTGACCGCGCTGTTTGAAGTCAACAATGCCGCGTTCCACTACGACGACTTGCAGCGCAACATCCACGCCATCTTGCCCTTTGACCCCGGCAAAGACATGGCGGGGCTGACCTTGAAGCTGAAGCCGCGCGAGCCGCGCGCCCTCGTGGACAAAATCAATCACGACCTCGCGCTCAACTTTGACAAAGCGCAGATTAGCCGCGACGGTCAGACGATCAACAACATTCAAGCCGCCGCCAGCGCCGTCGTTCACTACGACGAGAAGAACCGCGCCGAGCAGCGCATCGATGATCTGAGTTTCAAGTTTGGCTCCGATGTCGGCAGCGTCAATGTCAGCGGCAACGTCGAAAGCTTCGCGCCGCTGAAGTACAACCTGCCGCAGGTCGAAGCGTCGGCGGCGCTTGAGCAGATCGCTAAAGTGTTCATGCCGGAAACCCGGATGAAAGGCGCGGTCGGCTTCACAGGCTCGGCCAGCGGCGTGGATGCCGAGTACACGGCGAAAGGTTTGCTGACCTCGGACGCGCTGACCGCCGGCAACGTCACGGTCGCCGGCCTTCAGGCCAACGCCAACGTCAGCGGCAAGGGCGCGGATTATCACGCGACCGGCGAAGTCACATCATCGGCGCTCACTGCCGAAGGCTTTCGCGTCAGCGGCCTGCGCATCAAGACCAACGTCGAGGGCAGCGGCGACGAGTACAACGCGACAGGGGCGCTTTCGACCGGGCAGGCGGCGGGCCGCGGTGTCGAAATCAGCTCGGTGCGCGTAGACGACGCTCGCGTCAGAGGCGAGGGCGACCGTTTTAATGTGAGTGCCGCGATCAACGTGCCGGCGCTCAAGAGCGAGCGCATCAGCGTCAGCGGTCTCAGCGGGCGGCTGACGGCAGACCGCGGCAAATTTAGTCTCGAATCGTTCACCGCCGCGACGCTCGGCGGCACGGTCGCCGGCAGCGCGACCATCGCTTATGGCGGCGGCGCATCGGCGGTTGACGTGCAGTTCCGCTCGCTCGATTTAGATCAAGCGGCGACCGCCGCGGCGGCTCGACAGGTGCAGGTGCGCGGCACCGCAAACGGCACGGCGCGGTTGCAGTTCCCCGGCCTGAACTATCAAGCGGCGACCGGGCGCATCGATGCGACCTTTGATGCGGCGGTGTCGCCTACGGAATCAACCGGCGAGCCGCTGCCGGCCAAAGGCGAGATTGCGCTGGCCGCCAACGGGCGCGGCTTCAACGTCGAGCGCGCCTTCGTGCATTCGGCCAACAGCGACCTGACTGTCAGCGGCAGCATCGGCTGGAAAGGCGACGCCAATTTTGATGTGAAGTTCAACTCGGCGGATATGGCCGAAGTGCAGCGCGCCGTCGAAGCCTTTGGCCTCGTCACCGACGAGATGAAGCGGGACTATCCCGTTGCCTTGACCGGGCCGGGCCAGTTCACGGGTCGCGTCTCCGGCTCGCTCGACCATCCCGAAGTCGGCGGCCATCTCAAGCTCGATTCGATTCAATCCGCCGGCGACACGGTAAGCGATGTGCCGCCGCAAGAGGTCGGCTCGTTCGAAGGTGACATCGCTTACAGTCCGGCGCTGCTGCGCATAGACAATGCCGCGCTGGTCAGGCCGGACGGCTCGCGCGCCGACTTTTCACTGACGGCGCGGCTCGACCAGCAAGCGGCCAAAGACAAGAACGGCATCGCCGTCAAAGCCAACGTGCAGAGCTTCGACTTGCCGAGTCTGGTGCGCGTGGCACAGCCGGGGCTGGCCAACCTGATCGGGCGCGGCACGATCACCGGGACGATTGACCTGAAAGGGCTGCCCGGCCCGCGCAGCATCGAAGGCACAGCCAACCTGTCGCTCAGCGCCGGCGAATTCAACCTGCCTTCGACCGAAGAAGGGCAAGATGTAGCCAAAATCACGGTTCCTGAATTCACCGGCAACATCACCTTCGCCAACAGCGAGCTTGCCGTTCAGAACCTGCGCATGCGCGTCGGCAATCAGTCAGAGGTTCAAGGCGAGGGGCGATTCAACCTCGACACTTACGCGTATTCGCTCAACGCCACGGGCAAGAATATCGATCTCAGCGATCTCTCGCAAAAGCTTTCAGAGAGCGTGCGAATGACCGGCACCGCCGATGTCACGGTCAACGGTCAGGGCAAGTGGGGCAATACCGAAGACTGGTCAGAGTTGAACCTCAACGCGCTGATTCAAGGCCAGAACGTCACGTTCAACGGGCGCGACCTCGGCAATGCCAAGGTCACGGCCCTCACCGAGAATGGCTTGCTGAAAGTCGAAGCCACGGCCAACGTGCTGGATAAGCCGCGCACGCTCGCGGCGACTATCGACCTGCGTGACCGCGACGCCTACCCGGTCAGCGCCAACATCGAATTCACCGACACAGATATTGGGCCTTACCTCGAACTGGTCGCGCCGGGCTTGAGCGGCATTTCAGGAACCGCTACCGGCACGATCAAACTGAGCGGCCCGCTGCGCGATCCCGACAAGCTTCAAGCCGTAGCCAATCTGACCAAGCTCGAATTCGGCGGCGCGATCAACGAGCGCCAGCGTTATACGATTGCCAATCAAGGGCCGATCATTGTGACCGCCAGCCCCACAGGGGTTTCGATCAACCGCGTCACGCTGGTCGGCGAAGGCACAAGCATCACCATCGAAGGCACGCTGGCGCGCAACGGCGGCGCGCAGTCGCGCCTGAACGTCAACGGCGAGATCAACCTGCGGCTGCTGTCGTCGTTCACGCAGATCGTCTTCACGACCGGCATCGCGCGCGTTGACGCATCGCTAGTCGGGCCGCTCGATTCGCCGCAACTGCTGGGCGTGGCGACGCTGCGCAACATCGGCGTGCGCGTCGTCGACGTGCCGCTCTCACTGGCGCGCGGCAATGGCACGATTCGCTTCACCTCGAATCAAGCGGTGATCGAAAACTTCAGCGGCAACGCGCCGGGCGGCGGCACGATTCAAATCAGCGGCGGCGCGGCGCTCGCGGGACTGGTGCCGGATCGCTGGCGCATTGAAACGACGCTCGATCAGGTCGGCGTCGAATACCCGCGCGACACGCAGACAGTGATTGATGCCGAGTTGACGCTGCAAGGCAATCGCCGCGTGCAGGTGCTATCGGGCACTGCCGAAGTGCGCCGCGCTTCATACACCCGCGACCTGACGATTGAAGAATTGCTCGGCAGCAACGGCCCCTTATCGCCGACCTTCGTCGAAGTCGGGCCGGGCGGCGGCGGCGAAGGCGTCGGCGGCGGCGGCTTGCAAACCACGCTCGACCTGCGCATCACCGCGGACAATACGCTGATTATCAAAAACAACATCGCCGATGCGGTCGGCAGCGCCTACTTGAACCTGCGCGGCGGGGTGGATGCCCCGGTCATCTCGGGCCGCGTGCTGCTGTCGCGCGGCACCATCGAATTCCGGCGCGGGCGCTTCGAGCTGTCACGCGGCATTCTGACCTTGCCGCCGCGGCGCGGCGCTGATCTCAGCCTCGACCTGCAATCGGAAGCTGACATCAGCGGCTATCACATCACTGTCGGTTTCAACGGCACGCTTTCCAAGTTGCAGACGACCGTTTCTTCGGACCCGCCGCTGCCAGAGCCTGACATCATCTCGCTGGTGCTGACCGGCAGTGTGTCGGGCCAGCGCACGGAAGTCGCGGCAGTAACGCAGACCGGATTAGGGCTGGCGCAGTCTCTGTTATCCGCATCACTTTCGGAACAGATCGAGCGCGGCACGCAGCGCCTGTTCGGCACCAGCGGCAGCCGCTTCTCGATTGACCCGTTGTTGATCGGACGCGGCAGCGACCCGACGGCGCGCGTCACCTTTGGCCAGCGGATCACCAAAGACCTGACCGTGACCTATTCGCAGAACCTGACTTCGGGGCCGTCGGGCATCGAGCGGGTGATCCTGGTCGAGTACCGCTTGAGCAATCGCTTCTCGGTCGTCGGCTATCGCAACGAGCGCGGCGAGCTGGGATTCGATGTGCGCTTACGCAAACGTTTCTAA
- a CDS encoding POTRA domain-containing protein has product MGRQVTGVTVEIEGAPGSAVTEMRALIDVASGQDYSPGRIHDSLVRLFRSGLIANARVEATADGANGVALRFFVRPRARIDAIAFAGTPIFPATELRARLNQLDPGQFASSAAVQRGLGELQAFYSSRGYLKAQITSDVQLDPAGTRATVIYTINPGEQAKVSKFEITVRGERLDFSKLPHTIVEGQPFSASAVQDVMDHLRDFYLNQDYLGARITQNITPDVNTNSVAVVVNVVSGPKITVSVEGLDISRDQMRKTLPFFRQGGVDDFSLEEGARRLREYAQGKGYFFASVTRPQAPRRTQTAATLVYKVTTGGRYKLTDIEINGVDAIPHRTLEEQMKSKVASSLPIIGNHYGLTNDDYLRQDANLIQKRLREVGYRRAHVDVRRGVSPTGNSLIITYDVQQGPRTYVEEVAIRGNTVLTVDELRQDMEIKQGEPLVASVVNSDTERLLSVYTTRGYAAAEVISEAVELGTFEGQDRVRLLFAVNEGNRVRIQSVTTRGTAHSDTGRLERDFYLFKAGDWLRNDLLQETEQQLYDTNAFNSVNITSEAVGQTANNIEERAVTVNLLEAKRRDLLFGFGYQANVNTKTIPGLAFLHGVRGLTQLTYYNLFGKLYTGSTQIRVAENELFGQISLQNPRPFGTRFPTLFSLFARRLGERDFRSDRYTASLQAERRVTPNFIVFASYNFERISIFGLPCQLSEVEAGDCPGLSLEEIQRNSRPIRLGRIGPSFAYDTRDNKFDPTRGMQTVGSFYFASKALGGNEQFIKLSLEHNRYYALPRFRDTVYSLSGRVGLASPFGGQTTLPISERFFAGGSRDLRGFGFEEAGPTILVPQRDTAGNIIRNDDGTPKLMLSPLGGNAVLVVNNELRFPIWRDLGGAVFSDTGNVFQRVRDMKPSNLTQTFGFGVRVKTPVGPVRFDVGFLVFNKPAGYDSYHLHFTIGQTF; this is encoded by the coding sequence TTGGGGCGGCAGGTGACCGGCGTGACCGTCGAGATCGAAGGCGCGCCGGGCAGCGCCGTGACCGAGATGCGCGCGCTGATTGACGTCGCGTCGGGCCAGGATTATTCGCCGGGGCGCATTCACGATTCGCTGGTGCGGCTCTTTCGCTCAGGGTTGATCGCCAACGCGCGCGTCGAAGCGACGGCAGACGGCGCAAACGGCGTCGCCCTGCGCTTCTTCGTCCGTCCGCGCGCCCGCATCGATGCCATCGCCTTCGCGGGCACCCCCATCTTTCCGGCCACCGAATTGCGCGCCCGCCTGAATCAGCTCGACCCGGGCCAGTTTGCCTCAAGCGCGGCGGTGCAGCGCGGCCTCGGCGAGTTACAGGCGTTCTATTCATCGCGTGGCTACCTCAAGGCGCAGATCACTTCTGACGTGCAGCTCGACCCGGCCGGCACCCGCGCGACGGTCATCTACACGATCAATCCCGGCGAGCAAGCGAAGGTCTCGAAGTTCGAGATTACGGTCAGAGGCGAGCGCCTCGACTTCAGCAAGCTGCCGCACACGATTGTTGAAGGCCAGCCGTTTTCGGCGTCAGCCGTGCAGGACGTGATGGACCACCTGCGCGACTTCTACCTCAACCAGGATTATCTTGGCGCGCGCATTACTCAGAACATCACGCCCGACGTCAACACCAACTCGGTGGCGGTCGTCGTCAATGTGGTTTCGGGGCCGAAGATCACGGTCAGCGTCGAAGGGCTGGACATCAGCCGCGATCAGATGCGCAAGACACTGCCCTTCTTCAGACAGGGCGGCGTCGATGACTTCTCGCTTGAAGAAGGCGCGCGCCGCCTGCGCGAGTATGCGCAGGGTAAGGGCTATTTCTTCGCCAGCGTGACGCGCCCGCAGGCGCCGCGCCGAACGCAGACGGCGGCGACGCTGGTTTATAAGGTGACGACGGGCGGGCGTTACAAGCTGACCGACATCGAGATCAATGGGGTTGACGCCATCCCGCATCGCACCCTCGAAGAGCAGATGAAGTCGAAGGTGGCATCTTCGCTGCCGATCATCGGTAACCACTATGGCCTGACCAACGACGATTACTTGCGGCAGGACGCCAACCTGATTCAGAAGCGCTTGCGCGAAGTCGGCTACCGGCGCGCTCACGTCGACGTGCGGCGCGGCGTGTCGCCGACCGGCAATAGCCTGATCATCACCTACGACGTGCAGCAGGGGCCGCGCACCTATGTCGAAGAGGTTGCCATTCGCGGCAACACGGTATTGACCGTTGACGAGTTGCGGCAAGACATGGAGATCAAGCAGGGCGAGCCGCTCGTGGCCTCAGTCGTCAACAGTGACACGGAGCGCTTGCTTTCGGTCTACACAACGCGCGGCTATGCGGCGGCGGAAGTCATATCCGAAGCGGTCGAGCTTGGCACCTTCGAAGGTCAGGACCGCGTGCGCCTGCTGTTTGCGGTCAACGAAGGCAATCGCGTGCGCATTCAGAGTGTGACGACACGCGGCACGGCGCACAGCGACACCGGGCGGCTCGAACGCGACTTCTACCTGTTCAAAGCCGGTGACTGGCTGCGCAACGACCTGCTGCAAGAGACCGAGCAACAGCTTTACGACACCAACGCCTTCAACTCGGTCAACATCACGTCTGAAGCGGTCGGCCAGACCGCCAACAACATCGAAGAGCGCGCCGTCACCGTCAACCTCCTGGAAGCCAAGCGGCGCGACCTGTTGTTCGGCTTCGGCTATCAGGCGAACGTCAATACCAAGACGATCCCCGGCCTCGCCTTTCTGCACGGCGTCCGCGGCCTGACGCAGCTCACCTATTACAACCTCTTCGGCAAGCTCTACACCGGCAGCACGCAGATCCGTGTCGCCGAAAACGAGCTGTTCGGACAGATTTCGTTGCAGAACCCGCGCCCGTTCGGCACACGTTTCCCGACCCTGTTTTCGCTCTTCGCGCGGCGGCTGGGTGAGCGCGACTTTCGCTCTGATCGCTACACGGCGTCGTTGCAGGCCGAGCGCCGCGTGACCCCGAATTTTATCGTCTTCGCCAGTTACAACTTCGAGCGCATCAGCATCTTTGGCCTTCCCTGCCAGTTGAGCGAAGTCGAGGCGGGCGATTGTCCCGGCCTGTCGCTGGAAGAGATTCAGCGCAACTCGCGGCCCATCCGCCTGGGGCGCATCGGGCCGAGCTTCGCTTACGACACGCGCGATAATAAGTTTGATCCGACCAGGGGGATGCAGACGGTTGGCAGTTTTTATTTCGCCTCGAAGGCGCTGGGCGGCAACGAGCAATTCATCAAGCTCAGCCTCGAGCACAACCGTTACTACGCGCTGCCGCGCTTCCGCGACACCGTCTACTCGCTGTCGGGGCGGGTAGGGTTGGCGTCGCCGTTCGGTGGCCAAACCACGCTGCCGATCTCTGAGCGATTCTTCGCCGGCGGCTCGCGCGATTTGCGCGGCTTCGGGTTTGAAGAAGCCGGGCCAACGATCCTGGTGCCGCAGCGCGACACGGCGGGCAATATCATTCGCAATGACGATGGCACACCGAAGCTGATGTTGAGCCCGCTGGGCGGCAACGCCGTGCTGGTCGTCAACAATGAGCTACGCTTCCCGATCTGGCGCGACCTGGGCGGCGCGGTCTTTTCAGACACCGGCAACGTCTTCCAGCGCGTGCGCGACATGAAGCCGTCGAACCTGACACAGACCTTCGGCTTCGGCGTGCGGGTTAAAACGCCGGTCGGGCCTGTGCGCTTTGACGTCGGCTTCCTGGTCTTCAACAAGCCGGCGGGCTATGACAGTTATCATCTCCACTTCACGATTGGACAGACGTTCTAA